The Stigmatella ashevillena genomic sequence CCTTACGGCGCTGCTCGAGCCTCAACTCCCCCACGCGCTCGCGGACCATTCCCATCAGCGCCTCCTCTACCCTCTGCCCGTTAACCAGCGCAGTCCGGCGCGCGCGCATTAGGTCGCGAGTGATGACCGCATGAGACTGTCCGCGCATCATTGCGATCAACACGGCGAGCAAGGCGTCGTCCGTGGCCAGTTCTTCACCGAGCAACCGCCGGAGGAGCTGGGCAACGACAGCATCATCGGGGAGGGGAAACTCGACCACCGCGTCGAAACGCCTCCACACCGCCGGGTCGAGTAGATCTGGATGGTTCGTCGCCGCTAGGAGCAAACCCGTCTGCGGCCAGTCGTCAATCTCCTGCAGCAACACTGTGACCAGCCGCTTGAGCTCGCCGATCTCCCCCATGTCGTCCCGACGCTTGGCTATGGCGTCGAGTTCGTCCAGCAGCAGAACGCTTTGGACGCCCTTCGCGTAGTCGAGCACGTGGCGAACGTTCGTCCCCGTCTTGCCGAGGTAGCTACTCATCACTGCCGAGAGGTCCAGGGTAAGCAGGGGCCATCCGAGCTGCTGTGCGAGCCATCGCGCAGCGAGCGTCTTCCCCACCCCAGGCGCCCCGGTGAAGAGCATCGAGCGCGTTGGGGCCACCCCTATCTCGCGCAACTCGTCCGCACGGCGACGCTCGGCAACAACCTGCTCAAGAGGGGTGCGAATGGCCTCAGACCAAGTGGGAACCGAATCCAGCATCACAGGCCACTCCTGCCGAAGCAGGTTGAGTCGCGAGTCGGCATCAACCGGCACCGCCGCCACCGATGCGCTCCGTAGAGGCATTGATTGCGAGGGTGACTCCCTCAGGAGTTCGACGAGCTTGGCCGAGGCAGCCGGGTCCTCCTTGTGGAGGAGGCGCTCAAGCTTGCGGATGTACATGAGAATGTCCTGCCTCCGGCCCGCGAGGGCCAGCCTCGCAAGCTGGACAACCCACTCCGATTTCATCTCCACCTAGCCCACCATTTCCCGACATAAACCAGCGTAATCACTGGAGACAGAATCGACGGTGGACTAGTTCTATTCTCTTCTTCAAATTTAGTCCATCCCTTTCACCCCAAAAGGGTGAACACTTGACCAGTACCCGCTGCGCCCGCCTGACACAGACTCTGATAAGAGCGCCCCCGTGCAAGCCGTCGTGACGTACTTCGATCCGCAGCCGACTCCGTCCGAGGTTCCTGCGCGGCTCGCGAACCCGTTCGCCGAAGGGCCTCCCCATCCCCTGGCACGCCGGGCTGCCGAAGCGCTCCAGGAGCGCCTGCGCCACGGCGACCTCTCGGCCGGGCTCCATCTTCAAGACCTCGAGGAGCCAGGGCGCGGCAAGATGTTCGGGGTGTTGGCCGTCGCGGCGCCCGATGGCCGCATGGGCTACCTCTGCGGATTCTCGGGCATGCTCGATGGCCGCTGGCACATCCATGGGTTTGCGCCCCCGCTCTTCGATGAAGCCGCGCGCAATGCCTTCTGGCCCGCCGGCGAAGCCGAACTGCGCGCCCTGGACAGCGCCCATGCCGAGCTGCTCCACGGCGCCGAGCCCGTTGCACTCCGCACGCGCCTCGACGAAATGACCGCGCGCCACGGCGCCCATGCCGCCGGGCTGCAAGAGCGCCACGAAGCGAACCGCCGCCTCCGTCACGAGGCCCGCCAGCATCTGGCCCAACGGGCGATGGGAGAGGAGGAGCGACGGGCAGCGCTTCATGCGCTTGGACAAGAGAGCCGCGCCGACGCCGAGGAGCGGCGGCGGATGGATGCCGCGCATCACCAAGAACGGGAGGTACTGACATCGGCCCTCCGAGCGCTCGATGTGCGCCGCGCCGAACTCGAACACCTGCGCGCCGAGCGCTCCAGGCAGCTCTGGCAGCAGATCGCCTACAACTACGTCATCCCGAATGCCCGGGGCGAGGAGCGACCCTTGGGTGTGCTGTTCGCTCCCGAGCCGCCCCCTGGAGGCGCGGGAGACTGCGCGGCGCCCAAACTCCTGGCTCAGGCCTACCGCCACCACCTGAAGCCGCTGGCACTCGCCGAGTTCTGGTGGGGGGCCCCTCCGCTCACCGGCGAACGGCGCTCGGGCATGTACTACCCGGCCTGCCGCAGCAAGTGTGGCGCCGTCCTACCCTACATGCTGGAGGGCTTGCCGGTGGATCCCCTCCCACCTTCCGGGAGGGCACCGGGCACGGGGGATGCGCTGCGGCTCGTCTATGAGGACCCCTGGCTGCTCGCCGTCGACAAGCCCTGTGGCCTCCTGTCCGTCCCTGGCCGCCACTCTCCGCAGAGAGACTCGGTGCTCACCCGCCTCCGGCGGCGCGCTTCAGAGGGTCCCGAGCCGCTCATCGTCCACCCCCTCGAGAGCGACACCTCCGGGCTCCTGCTCGCCGCCAAGGATGCAGAGACCCACGTGGCCCTCCAGCGTCAGTTCGCGCGGAGAGAGGCCGACAAGCATTACACCGCCTGGCTCGAGGGCTCTGTCCCGGGAGACCACGGCCTCATCGAGCTGCCCCTCCGGGCCCACCCGGAGGATCGCCCTCGCCAGATCGTCGATCCCGTCCACGGCAAGCGCGCCGTCACGGAGTGGCGCGTCATGCAGAGAAACGGTTCCCAGACCCAGGTGGTGCTCTTGCCCCGCACGGGCCTCCCCCACCAGCTTCGCGTCCATGCCGCGCACCCGCTCGGCCTCAATGCCCCGATCGCCGGCGACCGTCTCTATGGAAACAGCGGCGGCACGCGCCTGATGCTCCACGCCGGGACGCTGACGGCCGTCCATCCCCGCACCGGTGAGCGCCTCCACCTCGAATG encodes the following:
- a CDS encoding RluA family pseudouridine synthase produces the protein MQAVVTYFDPQPTPSEVPARLANPFAEGPPHPLARRAAEALQERLRHGDLSAGLHLQDLEEPGRGKMFGVLAVAAPDGRMGYLCGFSGMLDGRWHIHGFAPPLFDEAARNAFWPAGEAELRALDSAHAELLHGAEPVALRTRLDEMTARHGAHAAGLQERHEANRRLRHEARQHLAQRAMGEEERRAALHALGQESRADAEERRRMDAAHHQEREVLTSALRALDVRRAELEHLRAERSRQLWQQIAYNYVIPNARGEERPLGVLFAPEPPPGGAGDCAAPKLLAQAYRHHLKPLALAEFWWGAPPLTGERRSGMYYPACRSKCGAVLPYMLEGLPVDPLPPSGRAPGTGDALRLVYEDPWLLAVDKPCGLLSVPGRHSPQRDSVLTRLRRRASEGPEPLIVHPLESDTSGLLLAAKDAETHVALQRQFARREADKHYTAWLEGSVPGDHGLIELPLRAHPEDRPRQIVDPVHGKRAVTEWRVMQRNGSQTQVVLLPRTGLPHQLRVHAAHPLGLNAPIAGDRLYGNSGGTRLMLHAGTLTAVHPRTGERLHLECPAPF
- a CDS encoding AAA family ATPase, which encodes MKSEWVVQLARLALAGRRQDILMYIRKLERLLHKEDPAASAKLVELLRESPSQSMPLRSASVAAVPVDADSRLNLLRQEWPVMLDSVPTWSEAIRTPLEQVVAERRRADELREIGVAPTRSMLFTGAPGVGKTLAARWLAQQLGWPLLTLDLSAVMSSYLGKTGTNVRHVLDYAKGVQSVLLLDELDAIAKRRDDMGEIGELKRLVTVLLQEIDDWPQTGLLLAATNHPDLLDPAVWRRFDAVVEFPLPDDAVVAQLLRRLLGEELATDDALLAVLIAMMRGQSHAVITRDLMRARRTALVNGQRVEEALMGMVRERVGELRLEQRRKVGLALVQMGLSQRQVHEWTGMSRDTLRKVQRKGAVKS